DNA from Roseimicrobium sp. ORNL1:
TTCGGCGCCTTCGTGGACATCGGTGTGCACCAGGACGGCCTCGTGCACGTCAGCCAGCTTGCAGACCATTTCATCAAGGACGCCAGCGAAGCGGTGAAAGTGCAGCAGAAGGTGCAGGTCACCGTGATTGAAGTGGATCTCGAGCGCAAACGCATCGCCCTCTCCATGAAGTCGAACCCCGACTTCGACCGCAGCAAGAAGGGCGGCTCGGGTGGTGGTGGCGGAGGCGGCGGTGGTGGCCAGGGCGGCGGACGTCCCGGCCAGGGTGGTGGCGGCGGCAATCGCAGCTTCCAGAGCAGCGGCAGCGGTTCCCGTGGCGGCAGCTCCGGCGGCGGTATGGGCGGCATGGGTGGCGGCGACTGGTTCTCCGCAGCCGTGCAGAAGGGCAAGAAGTAGTCCGCGAGCTGAATGTAGAAGGCTTCTCCAGAAGCCTTTCAGTGAAGGGCCGCACCTGCACAGGCGCGGCCTTTTTCATGCCTGCCTCCTATGAAACAAGGCCCCCTGGAGAGGCCTTCTACTTTGGTGTTGTGCCGATGCGAGCGCCGTCTAGCGTGGGGTCTCCATGATCATCTACAAGACCCACGCTGGACCGGTGCTCGAGCTCGATGGAAAGTGCTTCATCATCGATGTCCCGAACTGGGATGAGCTCCTGAACAAGGAGGACCTACCCGGCTGGCTCCAGCATCAGGCCTCCAAGGGCATTGTAACGGATGGCGTTGCACACCAGGATCTGCACCCTCCCATAGGCACCCAGGAGGTGTGGGCCAGTGGCGTCACCTATTACCGCAGCAAGACCGCGCGCATGGAAGAATCCAAGGACGCCGGAGGCGCCACCTTCTATGACAAGGTGTATGAAGCCGACCGCCCCGAGATCTTCTTCAAGGCCACGCCTCAGCGAGTCGTGGGACCGCATGGCATTCTGCATCGCCGCAAGGACTCCAAGTGGATTGTGCCCGAACCGGAACTTACCCTGGTCATCAACAAGACGGGAAAAATCGTCGGCTACACGTGCGGCAACGACCTGAGCTGCCGCGACATCGAGGGCGAGAACCCGCTCTATCTCCCTCAGGCCAAGGTCTTCAAGAACTGCGCCGCCCTGGGACCCGGCATCCTGATTGCTGAGAAGCCCCTGGCGGACAGCACCTCCATCGCGTGTGACATCATCCGTGACTGTGAAAAGGTCTTCTCCAGCGAAACCACGCTCGCGCAGATGAAGCGCGACCTGGAGGAGCTCGTCGGCTGGCTCTTCAAGGAGGAATCCTTCCCCGTGGGCTGCTTCATGATGACCGGCACTGGCATTGTGCCGCCCGATGACTTCTGCCTGCAGACCAACGATGAAGTACGCATCCGCATCGACGGCATCGGCGAGTTGGTGAACCGGATGGACTAGAAGCTCGCCACTCGGGCTGCCAGAGGCGGGTGTTCCTTCAACGTTCTGCCTCCCAGCCTGTCCAATCCCTGCCGCTGCCGCAGCCTTTACATTCTATTTGTTTGGCATCTCCCGTGCTGGAGGTACAAAGTCCCCTCTCCCGCAACGGTTCTTCCTCACCCATGTCATCAGAAAACCGGCGCACCTTTCTCAAGAGATTCAGGTACTTCTACGCCCCCGCTCTGCTGGCCGGAGCAGGCTCATATGGTTATGGCGCCACGCTGGAGAGGCATCGGCTGAGGATTGACCATCATGACTTGAAGCTCGCGCTGGGACCACGGGCGCCTCGCAGCTTCCGCGCGGTATCGCTCACCGACTTCCATTTTGATCCGCTGTACGAGGAGGATTTCGTCCTCGAATGTGTGCTCCGGGCCAATGCGCTGAAGCCCGACATCGTGCTGCTTACGGGAGACTACATCTCCAACACCA
Protein-coding regions in this window:
- a CDS encoding fumarylacetoacetate hydrolase family protein yields the protein MIIYKTHAGPVLELDGKCFIIDVPNWDELLNKEDLPGWLQHQASKGIVTDGVAHQDLHPPIGTQEVWASGVTYYRSKTARMEESKDAGGATFYDKVYEADRPEIFFKATPQRVVGPHGILHRRKDSKWIVPEPELTLVINKTGKIVGYTCGNDLSCRDIEGENPLYLPQAKVFKNCAALGPGILIAEKPLADSTSIACDIIRDCEKVFSSETTLAQMKRDLEELVGWLFKEESFPVGCFMMTGTGIVPPDDFCLQTNDEVRIRIDGIGELVNRMD